Proteins from a single region of Halorubrum sp. 2020YC2:
- a CDS encoding KH domain-containing protein translates to MQHVTVPQDRIGVVIGAGGETMREIEERANVRLDIDSESGSVAIEERDDPVAAMVAPDIIKAIGRGFKPETALSILDHDLRTLDLIDLSEHTRNDNDLQRKKGRIIGENGRTRELLEELSGANVVVYGSTVGAVGQPEELEVVRRAVGMLLDGAPHGAVYSYLERMSNELDDDVSFNAPQ, encoded by the coding sequence ATGCAACACGTGACGGTTCCGCAGGACCGGATCGGCGTCGTCATCGGCGCCGGCGGCGAGACGATGCGGGAGATCGAAGAGCGGGCGAACGTGCGGCTCGACATCGACTCGGAGTCGGGGAGCGTCGCCATCGAGGAGCGCGACGACCCGGTCGCCGCGATGGTCGCGCCGGACATCATCAAGGCGATCGGGCGCGGGTTCAAGCCGGAGACCGCGCTGTCGATCCTCGACCACGACCTCCGGACGCTCGATTTAATCGACCTCTCCGAGCACACCCGCAACGACAACGACCTCCAGCGCAAGAAGGGCCGGATCATCGGTGAGAACGGCCGGACGCGCGAGTTACTGGAGGAACTGTCGGGCGCCAACGTCGTCGTCTACGGCTCGACCGTGGGCGCGGTGGGACAGCCCGAGGAGCTTGAAGTGGTCCGGCGGGCCGTCGGGATGCTGCTCGACGGGGCGCCCCACGGCGCGGTGTACTCGTACTTGGAGCGCATGTCGAACGAACTCGACGACGACGTGAGCTTCAACGCACCGCAATAA
- the hjc gene encoding Holliday junction resolvase Hjc, whose product MTTTVSANRKGDRRERELVNALDDAGFAVMRAPASGSATERELPDVLAGDGETFYAIEAKSSAGDPIYLTGEEVEALLFFARNFGAKARIAVRFDREDWYFFHPGDLYTTDAGSYRVKKETALADGTDFPEFVGETEKVTLAEAGGDGDEADATDPETEERRAILEAVRDGHMPVEDALDVL is encoded by the coding sequence GTGACGACGACCGTGTCCGCTAACCGGAAGGGGGACCGCCGGGAGCGCGAGCTGGTGAACGCCTTAGACGACGCGGGGTTCGCCGTGATGCGCGCGCCGGCCAGCGGCTCCGCCACGGAGCGGGAGCTTCCGGACGTGCTCGCGGGCGACGGCGAGACGTTCTACGCCATCGAGGCGAAATCGAGCGCGGGCGACCCCATCTACCTCACCGGCGAGGAGGTGGAGGCGCTACTCTTCTTCGCGCGGAACTTCGGCGCGAAGGCGCGGATCGCGGTGCGGTTCGACCGCGAGGACTGGTACTTCTTCCACCCCGGCGACCTCTACACCACCGACGCCGGTTCCTACCGCGTGAAGAAGGAGACGGCGCTCGCGGACGGCACCGACTTCCCCGAGTTCGTCGGGGAGACGGAGAAGGTGACGCTCGCGGAGGCCGGCGGCGACGGCGACGAGGCGGACGCGACCGACCCGGAGACCGAGGAGCGCCGGGCGATACTGGAGGCCGTCCGCGACGGCCACATGCCGGTCGAGGACGCGCTCGACGTGCTGTAG
- a CDS encoding M20/M25/M40 family metallo-hydrolase: MEFDMRAFAADLCRHRSTAGEEAAATAFVAERLSALGFETYAWDADPAVLADHPSFPDDLEAAAVEGRRSVAGVLELGGAGDGAPPDEAGNGDDPTPTLVLNGHLDVVPAEPTEWSSDPFEPVWRDASERSANAAGGGDGTGETLTARGAADMKSGLAACVGAALDVRAGVADGSVDLPSAGLRLAVEAVAGEEDGGYGAATAALASPYPFERDAAIVAEPTELRPVVACEGSLMARLEIDGRSAHAATRWRGEDVLPRFEAVREAFADLESERGESVSHPLYGEFPVPWPVVCGRVEAGSWASTVPATLAAEFRIGVAPGETVDEVEAAFHERLERVAAEDAWLRERPPRFERFSVQFEPAEVAVDEPVVEAVRAGLAATGLPDAEPRGATYGADSRHFVAAGIPAVLFGPGTIDEAHYPDETIAWKQVVRARATIAAAAERFANDHAA, encoded by the coding sequence ATGGAGTTCGACATGCGCGCGTTCGCCGCCGACCTCTGCCGGCACCGCTCGACCGCCGGCGAGGAGGCGGCCGCGACCGCGTTCGTCGCGGAGCGACTCTCGGCCCTCGGCTTCGAGACGTACGCCTGGGACGCCGACCCCGCCGTCCTCGCGGACCACCCCTCCTTCCCGGACGACCTCGAGGCGGCGGCCGTGGAGGGCCGGCGCAGCGTCGCGGGCGTCCTCGAACTCGGCGGCGCGGGCGACGGGGCGCCCCCGGACGAAGCCGGGAACGGCGACGATCCGACCCCGACGCTGGTCCTGAACGGCCACCTCGACGTCGTCCCCGCAGAGCCGACCGAGTGGTCGAGCGACCCGTTCGAACCGGTCTGGCGCGACGCGTCTGAGCGAAGCGCGAACGCGGCCGGCGGCGGCGACGGGACCGGCGAGACGCTCACCGCCCGCGGCGCGGCCGACATGAAGTCGGGACTCGCCGCCTGCGTCGGCGCCGCCCTCGACGTGCGAGCGGGGGTCGCTGACGGGTCCGTCGACCTCCCGTCGGCCGGCCTTCGGCTCGCGGTCGAGGCCGTCGCCGGCGAGGAGGACGGGGGGTACGGCGCGGCGACCGCCGCGCTCGCGAGCCCGTACCCCTTCGAGCGCGACGCGGCGATCGTCGCGGAGCCGACCGAACTGCGTCCGGTCGTCGCCTGCGAGGGGTCGCTCATGGCCCGGCTGGAGATCGACGGCCGGAGCGCGCACGCGGCCACGCGCTGGCGCGGCGAGGACGTGCTCCCGCGCTTCGAGGCCGTGCGGGAGGCGTTCGCGGACTTGGAGTCGGAGCGCGGCGAGTCGGTCTCGCACCCGCTGTACGGGGAGTTCCCCGTCCCGTGGCCGGTCGTCTGCGGCCGGGTCGAGGCGGGGTCGTGGGCGTCGACGGTCCCGGCGACGCTCGCCGCGGAGTTCCGGATCGGCGTCGCGCCCGGCGAGACCGTCGACGAGGTGGAGGCGGCGTTCCACGAGCGGCTGGAGCGCGTCGCGGCCGAGGACGCATGGCTGCGCGAGCGCCCGCCGCGGTTCGAGCGGTTCTCCGTCCAGTTCGAGCCGGCCGAGGTCGCCGTCGACGAGCCGGTCGTCGAAGCGGTCCGCGCCGGACTCGCCGCGACCGGCCTCCCGGACGCCGAGCCGCGGGGCGCGACGTACGGCGCCGACTCGCGGCACTTCGTCGCGGCCGGTATCCCGGCGGTGCTGTTCGGCCCCGGCACCATCGACGAGGCGCACTACCCGGACGAGACGATCGCGTGGAAGCAGGTCGTTCGGGCGAGAGCGACCATCGCCGCCGCTGCGGAGCGGTTCGCGAACGACCACGCGGCGTGA
- the thsA gene encoding thermosome subunit alpha, translating to MIVLSEESQRTSGKDAQNMNITAGKAVAESVRTTLGPKGMDKMLVDNGGSVVVTNDGVTILKEMDIDHPAANMIVEVSETQEEEVGDGTTSAVVVAGELLDQAEELLDQDIHATTLAQGYRQASEKAKEILEEEAIDVSADDYDTLVEIAETAMTGKGAENSKDLLAELVVDAVLAVQDDDGIDTENVSVEKVVGSSIDESELVEGVIVDKERVDENMPFAVEDADVALFDGAIEVKETEIDAEVNVTDPDQLQQFLDQEEEQLREMVDHLVDIGADVVFVGDGIDDMAQHYLAQEGILAVRRAKSDDLGRLARATGGRVVSNLDDIETDDLGFAGSVAQKDIGGDERIFVEDVEEAKSVTLILRGGTEHVVDEVERAIDDSLGVVRTTLLDGKVLPGGGAPEAELALQLRDFADSVGGREQLAVEAFADALEVIPRTLAENAGLDPIDSLVDLRSRHDGGEFGAGLDAYTGDVIDMEAEGVVEPLRVKTQAIESATEAAVMILRIDDVIAAGDLKGGGTDDGGDEGGPGGAPGGMGGGMGGMGGMGGAM from the coding sequence ATGATCGTACTTTCCGAGGAGTCGCAGCGAACATCCGGAAAGGACGCTCAGAACATGAATATCACGGCCGGCAAGGCTGTCGCGGAGTCCGTCCGCACCACGCTCGGCCCGAAAGGGATGGACAAGATGCTCGTCGACAACGGCGGGTCCGTCGTCGTCACGAACGACGGCGTCACCATCCTGAAGGAGATGGACATCGACCACCCGGCGGCCAACATGATCGTCGAGGTAAGCGAGACGCAGGAGGAGGAGGTCGGCGACGGCACCACCTCCGCGGTCGTGGTCGCCGGTGAGCTCCTCGATCAGGCCGAGGAGCTCCTCGATCAGGACATCCACGCGACGACCCTCGCGCAGGGGTACCGTCAGGCCTCCGAGAAGGCGAAGGAGATCCTCGAAGAGGAGGCGATCGACGTCTCCGCCGACGACTACGACACGCTCGTCGAGATCGCCGAGACGGCGATGACGGGCAAGGGCGCGGAGAACTCCAAGGACCTCCTCGCGGAGCTCGTCGTCGACGCCGTCCTCGCGGTTCAGGACGACGACGGCATCGACACCGAGAACGTCTCCGTCGAGAAGGTCGTCGGCAGCTCCATCGACGAGTCCGAGCTCGTCGAGGGCGTCATCGTCGACAAGGAGCGCGTCGACGAGAACATGCCCTTCGCGGTCGAGGACGCCGACGTCGCGCTGTTCGACGGCGCCATCGAAGTGAAGGAGACGGAGATCGACGCCGAGGTCAACGTCACGGACCCCGACCAGCTCCAGCAGTTCCTCGACCAGGAAGAAGAGCAGCTCCGCGAGATGGTCGACCACCTCGTCGACATCGGCGCCGACGTTGTCTTCGTCGGTGACGGCATCGACGACATGGCCCAGCACTACCTCGCGCAGGAGGGCATCCTCGCCGTCCGCCGCGCGAAGTCCGACGACCTCGGGCGCCTCGCCCGCGCGACGGGCGGCCGCGTCGTCTCTAACCTCGACGACATCGAGACGGACGACCTCGGCTTCGCCGGCTCCGTCGCCCAGAAGGACATCGGCGGCGACGAGCGCATCTTCGTCGAGGACGTCGAGGAGGCGAAGTCCGTCACGCTCATCCTCCGCGGCGGCACCGAACACGTCGTTGACGAGGTCGAGCGCGCAATCGACGACTCGCTCGGCGTCGTCCGCACGACGCTGCTCGACGGGAAGGTGCTGCCCGGCGGCGGCGCCCCCGAGGCCGAGCTGGCGCTGCAGCTCCGCGACTTCGCCGACTCCGTCGGCGGCCGCGAGCAGCTCGCCGTCGAGGCGTTCGCGGATGCGCTGGAAGTCATCCCGCGCACCCTCGCCGAGAACGCGGGTCTCGATCCCATCGACTCGCTGGTCGACCTCCGCTCCCGCCACGACGGCGGCGAGTTCGGCGCCGGTCTCGACGCCTACACGGGCGACGTGATCGACATGGAGGCCGAGGGCGTCGTGGAGCCGCTCCGCGTCAAGACCCAGGCCATCGAGTCCGCCACCGAGGCGGCCGTCATGATCCTCCGCATCGACGACGTCATCGCGGCCGGCGACCTCAAGGGCGGCGGCACCGACGACGGCGGCGACGAGGGCGGCCCCGGCGGCGCGCCCGGCGGCATGGGCGGCGGCATGGGCGGCATGGGCGGCATGGGCGGCGCGATGTGA
- a CDS encoding rhodanese-like domain-containing protein, translating into MSRIRPDELDERLGTDDEPFLLDIRPASDYEGGAIEGSRNVPVYDELRGGDDAALRRRLDEVPDGREVVTVCKMGVVAKRATRVLDDAGYEASTLAGGMSGWNGYERGSLGYRIRSLWWRLRG; encoded by the coding sequence ATGAGTCGCATCCGCCCGGACGAACTGGACGAGCGCCTCGGCACCGACGACGAGCCGTTCCTGCTGGATATCCGCCCCGCGTCTGACTACGAGGGCGGCGCGATCGAGGGGAGCCGGAACGTCCCCGTGTACGACGAACTCCGGGGCGGCGACGACGCCGCGCTCCGTCGCCGGCTCGACGAGGTCCCCGACGGCCGCGAGGTCGTCACCGTCTGTAAGATGGGGGTCGTCGCCAAGCGCGCGACCCGGGTGCTCGACGACGCGGGTTACGAGGCGTCGACGCTCGCCGGCGGGATGAGCGGCTGGAACGGGTACGAGCGCGGGTCGCTCGGCTACCGGATCCGGTCGCTGTGGTGGCGGCTGCGTGGGTGA
- a CDS encoding NAD(P)H-dependent oxidoreductase, protein MTRIVAVSGSRSADSTTRAALRVALRAAADAGAETDLIDLAAVDLPLYHPNEDAQGDSEDLKRRVREADGVLAGTPVYRGSYSSTFKNFHDFCGSDEYANTAVGLLATAGGGSYGGTLEHLRSTFRNVHAWTVPHEVGIQGASSKVEAGGAAPDGNPRITDDDLRRRTERLGRVVVEHAERMRE, encoded by the coding sequence ATGACCCGAATCGTCGCCGTCTCCGGCAGCCGGAGCGCGGACAGCACCACGCGGGCCGCGCTCCGCGTCGCGCTCCGCGCCGCGGCCGACGCCGGCGCCGAGACCGACCTGATCGACTTAGCCGCCGTCGACCTCCCGCTGTACCACCCGAACGAAGACGCGCAGGGCGACAGCGAGGACCTAAAACGCCGCGTTCGCGAGGCCGACGGCGTCCTCGCGGGCACGCCCGTCTACCGCGGCTCCTACTCGTCGACGTTTAAGAACTTCCACGACTTCTGCGGCTCGGACGAGTACGCGAACACCGCGGTCGGCCTGCTCGCCACCGCGGGCGGCGGCTCCTACGGCGGAACCTTAGAACACCTCCGGTCGACGTTCCGGAACGTCCACGCGTGGACGGTCCCGCACGAGGTCGGGATTCAGGGCGCCTCCTCGAAGGTCGAGGCGGGCGGGGCCGCCCCCGACGGAAACCCCCGGATCACCGACGACGACCTCCGTCGCCGTACCGAGCGGCTGGGCCGGGTCGTCGTCGAACACGCCGAGCGCATGCGGGAGTGA
- the rio1 gene encoding serine/threonine-protein kinase Rio1: MSEDFGLLEPADQPGDEWEQLDVSDTESDRIARRQDREFDEFRKRIKDTEQFKLQESVFDDATLAAVYKLVQDGYVDAFGGPVSTGKEASVFEALGGQAGERPEPGSEAAGGGPEGVTPEREVAVKVYRINSSNFRQMRDYLEGDPRFDGIASDKKAVVLAWTRKEFANLERARKAGVRVPEPIAVQRNVLVMELVGHAEERARRLSEVDVENPETAYEVVREYMRRLYGAGLIHGDLSEYNMIIHEGELVIIDLGQAVTVHHPNAGEFLDRDCENVAAFFTRQGIDVDPDDLRAYVTEPEADPSGEPDGRESGAGAGEGSEADKRE; the protein is encoded by the coding sequence ATGAGCGAGGACTTCGGCCTGCTCGAACCCGCGGACCAGCCCGGCGACGAGTGGGAGCAGCTCGACGTCTCCGACACCGAGTCCGACCGGATCGCCCGGCGGCAGGACCGCGAGTTCGACGAGTTCCGCAAGCGGATCAAAGACACCGAGCAGTTCAAGCTGCAGGAGTCGGTGTTCGACGACGCCACGCTCGCGGCCGTCTACAAGCTCGTGCAGGACGGGTACGTCGACGCGTTCGGCGGGCCGGTGTCCACCGGGAAGGAGGCGAGCGTCTTCGAGGCGCTCGGCGGGCAGGCGGGCGAGCGACCGGAGCCGGGGTCCGAGGCCGCCGGCGGCGGCCCCGAAGGCGTCACGCCTGAGCGCGAGGTCGCGGTGAAGGTGTACCGGATCAACTCCTCGAACTTCCGGCAGATGCGCGACTACTTAGAGGGGGACCCGCGCTTCGACGGCATCGCGAGCGACAAGAAGGCGGTCGTGCTGGCGTGGACGCGCAAGGAGTTCGCGAACCTCGAACGCGCGCGCAAGGCCGGCGTCCGGGTGCCCGAACCGATCGCGGTCCAGCGCAACGTCCTCGTGATGGAACTCGTCGGCCACGCCGAGGAGCGCGCTCGGCGCCTGAGCGAGGTCGACGTGGAGAACCCGGAGACGGCCTACGAGGTCGTCCGCGAGTACATGCGTCGACTGTACGGCGCCGGGCTGATCCACGGCGACCTCTCGGAGTACAACATGATCATCCACGAGGGCGAGCTGGTGATCATCGACCTCGGACAGGCGGTGACGGTCCACCACCCCAACGCCGGGGAGTTCCTCGACCGCGACTGCGAGAACGTGGCCGCCTTTTTCACCCGGCAGGGGATCGACGTCGACCCCGACGACCTCCGCGCGTACGTGACGGAACCGGAAGCGGACCCGAGCGGGGAGCCGGACGGCCGAGAGTCGGGCGCAGGAGCGGGCGAGGGGTCGGAAGCGGACAAGAGGGAGTGA
- a CDS encoding phosphoglucomutase/phosphomannomutase family protein, which yields MDQIAFGTDGWRATLDTFTDERVRIVGQAVADHLDAAGRDEPVAVGYDARETSEGFAESLAEVLAGNGFDVLLPERDAPTPVIAHAIVNRGLAGACMVTASHNPPEYNGVKFIPHDGAPALPDVTEDVVDRLAEPDLLPEAERGEVSRVDLVSDHADAARELVGRVAGAGSDGGSDAADLSGFTVAYDAMHGSGRGVTDALLESAGAEVVRLRCERDVTFGGDSPEPSAEHLDALAERVTDPESDVDLGIANDGDADRIAVVTPDRGVLDANLFYAACYDRLLEADSGPAVRTVSTTFLVDRIAEAHGEDVYETPVGFKWVAEAMGERDALFGGEESGGFTLRGHVREKDGVLMALLAAATHAAEPFDARVDRLLDEHGHIAAGKVSLDCPDDRKAGVLDELEDHIPESVCGSPVAKVVTLDGFKLLLENGSWLLVRPSGTEPKLRVYAESDSEAAVDDLLAEGRDIVEPLI from the coding sequence ATGGACCAGATCGCTTTCGGCACGGACGGGTGGCGCGCGACGCTCGACACCTTCACCGACGAGCGCGTGCGGATCGTGGGGCAGGCCGTGGCCGACCACCTCGACGCGGCGGGCCGCGACGAACCGGTCGCCGTGGGGTACGACGCCCGCGAGACCTCGGAGGGGTTCGCGGAGAGCCTCGCCGAGGTGCTCGCCGGCAACGGGTTCGACGTGCTCCTCCCCGAGCGCGACGCGCCGACGCCCGTCATCGCGCACGCCATCGTCAATCGCGGGCTCGCCGGCGCGTGCATGGTCACGGCCTCGCACAACCCGCCCGAGTACAACGGCGTGAAGTTCATCCCGCACGACGGCGCGCCCGCGCTCCCGGACGTGACCGAGGACGTCGTCGACCGGCTCGCGGAGCCGGACCTCCTGCCAGAGGCCGAGCGCGGCGAGGTCTCGCGCGTCGACCTCGTGAGCGACCACGCCGACGCGGCCCGAGAGCTGGTGGGCCGAGTCGCCGGCGCCGGGAGCGACGGAGGGAGCGACGCGGCCGACCTCTCCGGGTTCACGGTCGCGTACGACGCGATGCACGGGAGCGGGCGCGGCGTCACGGACGCGCTCCTCGAATCGGCCGGCGCGGAGGTCGTCCGCCTGCGCTGCGAGCGCGACGTGACCTTCGGCGGCGACTCCCCGGAGCCGTCGGCCGAGCACCTCGACGCGCTGGCCGAGCGCGTGACGGACCCCGAAAGCGACGTCGACCTCGGAATCGCCAACGACGGCGACGCCGACCGGATCGCGGTCGTCACGCCCGACCGCGGCGTCCTCGACGCGAACCTCTTCTACGCCGCCTGCTACGACCGCCTGCTGGAGGCCGACTCGGGGCCGGCGGTCCGCACCGTCTCGACGACGTTCCTCGTCGACCGCATCGCGGAGGCGCACGGCGAGGACGTGTACGAGACGCCGGTCGGCTTCAAGTGGGTCGCCGAAGCGATGGGGGAACGCGACGCCCTGTTCGGCGGCGAGGAGTCGGGCGGGTTCACCCTCCGCGGCCACGTCCGCGAGAAGGACGGCGTGTTGATGGCGCTGCTCGCGGCCGCGACCCACGCCGCCGAGCCGTTCGACGCGCGCGTCGACCGCCTGCTCGACGAGCACGGGCACATCGCGGCCGGAAAGGTGTCGCTCGACTGCCCCGACGACCGGAAGGCGGGCGTCCTCGACGAGCTGGAGGACCACATCCCGGAGTCGGTGTGCGGCTCTCCCGTCGCGAAGGTCGTCACGCTCGACGGGTTCAAGCTCCTCTTGGAGAACGGCTCGTGGCTGCTCGTCCGCCCCTCGGGCACCGAGCCGAAGCTGCGGGTGTACGCGGAGTCCGACTCCGAGGCCGCCGTCGACGACCTGCTCGCGGAGGGGCGCGATATCGTCGAACCGCTGATTTGA
- a CDS encoding alpha/beta hydrolase: MTPPSADLSTDARILSDGRTLAYATAGDPDGRPVVVHHGTPGSRLFGALLSAPATAAGVRVLVPDRPGYGRSSPPPAEWSWGDWGDDVGELLDWESVDRAGVLGFSGGGPFALAAADNDRVARTGLVSSVVPPAENALATLAAVPFALRAAFRISKALASVAGPDAVVSQYTDRSLSESVADAVAADFHEALARGAGAVERENRAFASASFDPGPAGVPLRAWHGTGDENTPLAPVRSLVGERGGTLETVEADHLGTLLDRRRAALEWAGGTE; this comes from the coding sequence ATGACGCCTCCGTCCGCGGATCTCTCGACCGACGCGCGCATCCTCTCCGACGGACGCACCCTCGCGTACGCGACCGCCGGCGACCCCGACGGCCGGCCGGTGGTCGTCCACCACGGCACCCCGGGGTCGCGGCTGTTCGGGGCGCTGCTGTCGGCGCCCGCGACCGCGGCCGGCGTCCGAGTTCTCGTCCCGGATCGGCCGGGGTACGGTCGCTCGTCGCCGCCCCCGGCGGAGTGGTCGTGGGGGGACTGGGGCGACGACGTCGGTGAACTCCTCGACTGGGAGTCGGTCGACCGAGCCGGCGTCCTCGGGTTCTCCGGCGGCGGCCCGTTCGCGCTCGCCGCCGCGGACAACGACCGAGTGGCCCGAACCGGGCTGGTGAGCAGCGTCGTCCCCCCGGCCGAGAACGCCCTCGCGACGCTCGCGGCGGTCCCGTTCGCGCTGCGCGCGGCGTTCCGGATCTCGAAGGCGCTCGCGTCGGTCGCCGGTCCCGACGCCGTCGTCTCGCAGTACACCGACCGCTCCCTCTCCGAGTCGGTTGCCGACGCGGTGGCTGCCGACTTCCACGAGGCCCTCGCCCGCGGCGCGGGGGCGGTCGAACGCGAGAACCGGGCGTTCGCGAGCGCGTCGTTCGACCCGGGCCCGGCCGGCGTCCCGCTCCGTGCCTGGCACGGCACGGGCGACGAGAACACGCCGCTCGCCCCCGTCCGGTCGCTCGTCGGGGAGCGAGGCGGAACGCTGGAGACCGTCGAGGCGGATCACCTCGGCACGCTCCTCGACCGGCGGCGGGCGGCGCTGGAGTGGGCCGGCGGCACGGAGTGA
- a CDS encoding lactate utilization protein, protein MPQQKTDYADDAEIDAELDELPDDETVEETVANLEERGFDVVVVDDADEALETVKSQIPDGVSVMNGHSTTLEEIGFDEFLSEGDHEWESLPDQIWGIDDDAERQTARRESQTADYFLGGINAVAQTGELVAADLSGSRIGAYPFAAGSVVIVTGINKIVPTLSDAFERLESVAYPLENERAQEAYGVESSIAKQLIYRRETEAGRTTVVLVREQLGY, encoded by the coding sequence ATGCCACAGCAGAAAACGGACTACGCCGACGACGCCGAGATCGACGCGGAACTGGACGAACTCCCCGACGACGAGACCGTCGAGGAGACGGTCGCGAACCTGGAAGAGCGCGGCTTCGACGTGGTCGTCGTTGACGACGCCGACGAGGCCCTCGAAACCGTCAAATCCCAGATCCCCGACGGGGTCTCGGTGATGAACGGGCACTCGACGACGCTCGAAGAGATCGGGTTCGACGAGTTCCTGAGCGAGGGCGACCACGAGTGGGAGAGCCTGCCGGACCAGATCTGGGGCATCGACGACGACGCCGAGCGGCAGACCGCGCGCCGCGAGTCGCAGACCGCCGACTACTTCCTCGGCGGAATTAACGCGGTCGCGCAGACGGGCGAGCTGGTCGCCGCCGACCTCTCCGGCAGCCGGATCGGCGCGTACCCGTTCGCCGCGGGCAGCGTCGTCATCGTCACCGGGATCAACAAGATCGTCCCGACGCTCTCGGACGCGTTCGAACGGCTGGAGTCGGTCGCGTACCCGCTGGAGAACGAGCGCGCGCAGGAGGCGTACGGCGTCGAGTCCTCCATCGCGAAGCAGCTGATCTACCGGCGCGAGACCGAGGCGGGCCGGACGACGGTCGTCCTCGTGCGCGAGCAGCTCGGCTACTGA
- a CDS encoding SdpI family protein — translation MTGPRLSTRLRFGVATLLVVVGAAASLAVAPNLPEQMVTRWNGAGEPTGTLSRTAGMWLVPGLSAGLIGLFALLPRIDPLGENIAAFRVHYDRFVVVFTAFLVALHLAVLAVNLGYAVDVTTLAVAGGAALFYYVGTLLPHVEPNWFLGIRTPWTLSDDDVWDRTHALGAKLFKLSAAVGVVGLLAREYAAYFLVGPILATAVVTVAYSYVLYARAPSDGDDGAAGTPE, via the coding sequence ATGACCGGTCCCCGGCTCTCCACGCGACTCCGATTCGGCGTCGCGACCCTCCTCGTCGTCGTCGGCGCCGCCGCGAGCCTCGCGGTCGCACCGAACCTCCCCGAACAGATGGTGACGCGGTGGAACGGCGCGGGCGAGCCGACCGGCACGCTCTCCCGGACGGCCGGGATGTGGCTCGTCCCGGGGCTTTCGGCCGGACTGATCGGCCTGTTCGCGCTGCTCCCGCGGATCGACCCCCTCGGGGAGAACATCGCCGCGTTCCGGGTCCACTACGACCGGTTCGTCGTGGTGTTCACGGCGTTCCTCGTCGCGCTCCACCTCGCGGTGCTCGCCGTCAACCTCGGGTACGCGGTCGACGTGACGACGCTCGCGGTCGCCGGCGGCGCCGCGCTGTTCTACTACGTCGGAACGCTTTTACCCCACGTCGAGCCGAACTGGTTCCTCGGGATCCGGACGCCGTGGACGCTCAGCGACGACGACGTGTGGGACCGGACCCACGCGCTCGGCGCCAAGCTGTTCAAGCTCTCGGCCGCGGTCGGGGTCGTCGGGCTCCTTGCGCGGGAGTACGCCGCGTACTTCCTCGTCGGACCGATTCTCGCGACGGCCGTCGTCACCGTCGCGTACTCGTACGTCCTGTACGCGCGAGCGCCGAGCGACGGCGACGACGGCGCGGCCGGGACTCCGGAGTAG
- a CDS encoding GNAT family N-acetyltransferase — protein MEIRPPETDAEIRELIRAHGRSWRAAYDDILPESLLDAMTVDPTPEEVEEWADGFKTDDSAVFVAVVGGTVRGFVETRWGEGNTKPFVGPDEAGVKAIYVHPDWWGEGVGTALLDRGLDALPDGVEAVRLEAFADNDVGARFYEARGFKRVETDETEIAGETYPTVVYARDL, from the coding sequence ATGGAGATCCGCCCTCCCGAGACCGACGCGGAGATCCGGGAACTGATCCGCGCGCACGGTCGCTCGTGGCGCGCGGCCTACGACGACATCCTCCCGGAGTCGTTGCTCGACGCGATGACGGTCGACCCGACGCCGGAGGAGGTGGAAGAGTGGGCAGACGGCTTCAAAACCGACGACAGCGCCGTCTTCGTCGCCGTCGTCGGCGGAACAGTCAGGGGGTTCGTCGAGACGCGCTGGGGCGAGGGGAACACGAAGCCGTTCGTCGGGCCCGACGAGGCCGGGGTGAAGGCGATATACGTCCACCCCGACTGGTGGGGCGAGGGAGTCGGAACGGCCCTGCTCGACCGCGGCCTCGACGCGCTCCCGGACGGCGTGGAGGCGGTCCGACTCGAAGCGTTCGCCGACAACGACGTCGGCGCCCGCTTCTACGAGGCGCGAGGGTTCAAACGGGTGGAGACGGACGAGACCGAGATCGCCGGCGAGACGTATCCGACCGTGGTCTACGCCCGCGATCTCTGA